One window of Nocardia nova SH22a genomic DNA carries:
- a CDS encoding carboxylesterase/lipase family protein, translating to MEQQERNHGSDCRRTRSDTARRLGVLLTTAALALCAAVAGAAPAWSRGPSGSPADAVVSTDIGAVRGSLGTDTRVFQGIPYAAPPVGELRWASPQPAASWPGIRDATRPGNRCAQAEGLMDPASSTEDCLYLNVTTPRHSGRDLPVMVWIHGNGFISGAGSLYDAQQLASSGNVIVVSPNYRLGIFGFLAHPALDHGKARNLSGNFGLEDQQAALRWVARNAAAFGGDPGNVTIFGESAGGTSVCAQLAAPGSAGLFQKAIVQSGECAGRKWSPGPPTWFPLPRSEREQHGVEVAAEVGCSDPATAAECLRAKPADELAKWSDDGVGSGPAFGGGMLPLSPERAFATGRFNHVPIIEGTTRDEHRLFTAAIETATGQQTTPAGYREQLDALFPAPDVERILAQYPVSRFHSAGEALATVVTDWAWGCTVLDQNRVLAAETPLYAYEFADESAPWFIGLPKPDFPTGAFHGAELQYLFADQQLPGPGTPSQRHLSATMIGYWTRFASTGNPNGGGQPEWVPFQSGNHVQSLASARIGSADLAQEHQCAFWRSTAS from the coding sequence ATGGAACAGCAGGAGCGCAACCACGGATCGGACTGCCGCAGAACGCGATCCGACACCGCACGCCGACTGGGGGTGCTGCTGACCACGGCGGCGCTCGCACTCTGCGCGGCCGTGGCGGGAGCAGCTCCGGCCTGGAGCCGCGGCCCATCCGGGAGTCCCGCCGACGCCGTGGTCTCGACCGACATCGGCGCGGTACGAGGCAGCCTCGGCACGGATACCAGGGTCTTTCAGGGGATCCCGTACGCAGCGCCGCCGGTGGGTGAACTCCGCTGGGCATCGCCGCAACCCGCCGCGTCGTGGCCGGGTATACGAGACGCGACCAGACCCGGTAATCGATGCGCTCAGGCCGAAGGACTGATGGATCCGGCCAGCTCCACCGAAGACTGTCTCTATCTCAACGTGACGACACCGCGCCACAGCGGCCGCGACCTGCCGGTGATGGTGTGGATCCATGGCAACGGTTTCATCAGCGGCGCAGGCAGCCTGTACGACGCGCAGCAGCTGGCGAGCAGTGGAAACGTGATCGTCGTCAGCCCCAACTACCGGCTGGGAATCTTCGGGTTCCTCGCCCACCCCGCTCTCGACCACGGAAAAGCCCGGAACCTTTCCGGAAATTTCGGCCTCGAGGATCAGCAGGCCGCGCTGCGGTGGGTCGCGCGCAACGCGGCGGCATTCGGTGGGGACCCCGGCAATGTCACGATCTTCGGTGAGTCCGCCGGGGGGACCAGCGTCTGCGCTCAGCTGGCCGCACCGGGATCCGCGGGTCTGTTTCAGAAGGCGATCGTGCAGAGCGGCGAGTGCGCCGGTCGGAAATGGTCGCCGGGGCCGCCGACCTGGTTTCCGTTGCCGCGCTCCGAACGAGAGCAGCACGGTGTGGAGGTCGCTGCCGAGGTCGGCTGCTCCGATCCGGCCACGGCCGCGGAGTGCCTGCGGGCAAAGCCCGCGGACGAGCTTGCGAAGTGGTCCGATGACGGAGTCGGATCAGGCCCTGCCTTCGGCGGCGGGATGCTTCCCCTCAGCCCGGAACGCGCCTTCGCCACCGGTCGCTTCAATCATGTGCCCATCATCGAAGGCACGACGCGGGACGAACACCGCCTCTTCACCGCCGCGATCGAAACGGCAACCGGCCAGCAGACGACCCCGGCCGGATATCGCGAACAACTCGACGCACTGTTTCCCGCACCGGATGTCGAACGGATCCTGGCCCAATATCCCGTCAGCCGATTCCATTCCGCCGGCGAGGCATTGGCGACGGTGGTCACCGACTGGGCTTGGGGCTGCACGGTTCTCGATCAGAACCGGGTACTCGCCGCGGAAACACCGTTGTATGCCTACGAATTCGCCGACGAGAGCGCACCCTGGTTCATCGGGCTCCCCAAGCCCGACTTTCCCACCGGCGCGTTCCACGGCGCCGAATTGCAGTACCTCTTCGCCGACCAGCAACTCCCGGGACCCGGCACGCCCTCCCAGCGACACCTGTCGGCGACCATGATCGGGTACTGGACCCGGTTCGCATCCACAGGAAATCCGAACGGCGGCGGACAACCGGAATGGGTGCCCTTTCAGAGCGGCAACCATGTCCAGTCGCTCGCGTCCGCACGGATCGGCTCCGCCGACCTCGCCCAGGAACACCAGTGCGCCTTCTGGCGATCGACAGCTTCCTGA
- a CDS encoding TetR/AcrR family transcriptional regulator — MPTADDAELPPGLALAWRHPDTSNKLGRKPSRSVEEVVEAALELADADGFTAISMPKIAQRIGLTTNAIYRYVSSRDELLVLVAEAAWGPAPDLVSDPQDWRAAATVWTRAMIDRCDVHPWLCDLPIRGAPVTPHLLGWTEAILKVLTGAGLSPSESLGCALLLDGYARQIANARRDVRESTSASVQSAAVTRFLEPRLREQGYSILASMMAGNEYSDDILDDDITFGLERILDGTAALITRKELAEERDSDASSADPPDQRTTPASAGTHRLARPR, encoded by the coding sequence ATGCCGACCGCCGACGACGCGGAACTGCCACCGGGCCTCGCCTTGGCGTGGAGGCACCCTGACACGTCGAACAAGCTCGGCCGCAAGCCGTCGCGAAGCGTCGAGGAGGTTGTCGAGGCAGCCCTCGAACTGGCCGATGCCGACGGATTCACCGCCATCTCGATGCCCAAGATCGCGCAGCGGATCGGGCTGACCACCAACGCGATCTACCGCTATGTCAGCTCCCGCGACGAACTGCTGGTGCTCGTCGCCGAGGCAGCCTGGGGCCCGGCACCGGACCTGGTGTCCGACCCGCAGGACTGGCGGGCCGCGGCGACCGTCTGGACCCGGGCGATGATCGATCGATGCGACGTGCATCCGTGGCTCTGCGATCTACCGATCCGCGGCGCCCCGGTGACACCGCATCTGCTGGGCTGGACGGAGGCGATCCTGAAAGTCTTGACCGGCGCGGGCCTGAGCCCCAGCGAGAGCTTGGGCTGCGCGTTGCTGCTGGACGGTTACGCGCGACAGATCGCCAACGCGCGTCGTGATGTGCGCGAAAGCACCAGCGCATCAGTCCAATCGGCAGCGGTGACCCGCTTCCTCGAACCGCGCCTACGAGAACAGGGATATTCGATCCTGGCGTCCATGATGGCCGGAAACGAATACTCCGACGACATCCTGGACGATGACATCACCTTCGGCCTGGAGCGAATCCTGGACGGGACAGCCGCCCTGATCACCAGGAAAGAGCTTGCAGAAGAACGAGATTCGGACGCAAGCTCAGCAGATCCGCCCGATCAGCGCACTACCCCCGCGAGCGCTGGAACACACCGCCTTGCACGCCCCCGGTGA
- a CDS encoding DUF397 domain-containing protein produces the protein MSNELSEAKWFKSSRSGATKECVEVAFLDGGLVGVRDSKNPDGPALVFTPGEWDAFTGGVQGGVFQRSRG, from the coding sequence GTGAGCAACGAACTGTCCGAAGCGAAGTGGTTCAAGAGCAGTCGCAGCGGTGCCACCAAGGAGTGCGTCGAAGTCGCCTTCCTCGACGGCGGGCTGGTCGGCGTTCGCGACTCGAAGAACCCGGACGGTCCCGCGCTCGTCTTCACCCCTGGCGAGTGGGACGCCTTCACCGGGGGCGTGCAAGGCGGTGTGTTCCAGCGCTCGCGGGGGTAG
- a CDS encoding helix-turn-helix domain-containing protein: MAETGEPLSLPKRQLGYYLRQAREEAGMTLAEAAAHIGRSAPTLMRVEKGLTQKLSLPEIEAYCRLYQFDRAKIEAMKGLAQQANTRNWWHEYGDLIPADFDIYVGLEAAAQEIAAYQPELIPGLLQTPDYARALLQCALPQDPVEEIERHVQLKIRRQLLITRKARPVRLQLIIHEAALRRVVGSGKVMSSQVRYLADISTRANIDIRVLPFTAGVPVGEALGPFVMLRLGHTAHSVVYAETYTGDLYLEKPASLHRYAEAYEVMQSAAQDAARSRATLRQVAKEHLG, from the coding sequence ATGGCTGAAACTGGGGAACCGCTCTCGCTGCCGAAGCGCCAGCTCGGTTACTACTTGCGGCAGGCCCGCGAGGAGGCCGGTATGACCCTCGCCGAGGCCGCAGCGCATATCGGCCGGTCGGCGCCTACTTTGATGCGCGTCGAGAAAGGGCTGACCCAGAAGCTCTCACTTCCGGAGATCGAAGCGTACTGCCGGCTGTACCAGTTCGATCGGGCGAAGATAGAGGCGATGAAAGGGCTTGCTCAGCAGGCTAATACAAGAAATTGGTGGCACGAGTACGGTGATCTGATTCCCGCCGATTTTGATATCTATGTAGGATTGGAGGCGGCAGCGCAGGAGATTGCTGCCTATCAACCCGAGTTGATCCCCGGCCTGCTTCAGACGCCGGACTACGCTCGTGCGCTACTGCAATGCGCGTTGCCGCAGGACCCTGTCGAAGAGATTGAGCGACATGTCCAATTGAAGATTCGCCGACAGTTGCTGATCACTCGTAAGGCTCGCCCAGTCCGACTGCAACTGATCATCCACGAGGCCGCACTCCGTCGTGTTGTCGGAAGCGGGAAGGTGATGAGTTCTCAGGTGCGCTACCTGGCGGATATCAGCACACGCGCGAACATCGACATACGGGTTCTTCCGTTCACTGCAGGCGTGCCGGTCGGCGAAGCGCTCGGCCCATTCGTGATGCTGCGTTTGGGCCACACTGCGCACAGCGTCGTGTATGCGGAGACCTACACGGGTGACCTGTATTTGGAGAAACCCGCTAGCCTGCACCGGTACGCTGAGGCGTACGAGGTCATGCAGTCAGCCGCACAAGATGCGGCTCGCAGCAGGGCCACGTTACGGCAGGTAGCGAAGGAGCATCTAGGGTGA
- a CDS encoding cupin domain-containing protein → MFRRFAKEFRPNPAPAVGTRSRILLRVRVARWEFIARQTIVEPGGDSGWHYHDGTLFVLVTGSTLSHPGLDCAPVNYRPWHIFREPPGPAHAHTARNRTRKPLRLNVLYLLPTGSPLSRPAQAPECDGGCT, encoded by the coding sequence ATGTTCAGGCGGTTCGCGAAGGAGTTCCGACCCAATCCCGCTCCCGCCGTCGGGACGCGCAGCCGGATCCTGCTGCGGGTTCGGGTGGCGCGGTGGGAGTTCATCGCGCGGCAGACCATAGTCGAACCGGGCGGCGACAGCGGATGGCATTACCACGACGGCACCCTGTTCGTACTGGTCACCGGCAGCACACTGTCCCATCCCGGACTCGACTGCGCGCCGGTGAACTACCGCCCCTGGCACATCTTCCGCGAACCGCCCGGCCCCGCGCACGCGCACACCGCACGAAACCGGACGCGAAAGCCGTTGCGGCTCAACGTCTTATATCTTCTGCCTACTGGCAGTCCGCTGTCCCGTCCCGCGCAAGCGCCCGAATGCGACGGAGGCTGCACCTGA
- a CDS encoding YnfA family protein yields MTVLRSILLFVLAAIAEIGGAWLVWQGVREHRGWVWMGAGVIALGVYGFVATLQPDANFGRILAAYGGVFVAGSLLWAVVFDKFRPDRWDLTGAAVCLVGVAVIMYAPRG; encoded by the coding sequence GTGACCGTCTTACGTTCCATCCTGTTGTTCGTGCTGGCCGCCATCGCCGAGATCGGCGGGGCCTGGCTGGTGTGGCAGGGGGTGCGGGAGCATCGCGGGTGGGTCTGGATGGGGGCCGGGGTGATCGCGCTCGGGGTGTACGGGTTCGTCGCGACCTTGCAGCCGGATGCGAACTTCGGGCGGATTCTCGCCGCCTACGGTGGGGTGTTCGTGGCGGGATCGCTGTTGTGGGCGGTCGTGTTCGACAAGTTCCGGCCGGATCGGTGGGATCTCACCGGCGCGGCGGTGTGCCTGGTCGGGGTCGCGGTGATCATGTACGCGCCGCGCGGCTGA
- a CDS encoding helix-turn-helix domain-containing protein, whose product MPVEQVSIAGAALEVAVPARPRAGVSMAGFHGRTTDLIELQVIPYPACTIFLDLGDALVTDDGTGERRRGSVAVGLSSGMVHGASQDVDLLQVRLSPVVAHAVLGPGGDTGGAVLTLEDLWGREAERIPDRLRATPSWDERFALVDNALARRFDAGHKADREVAFAWSRMAATHGRVRIDRLADEVGWSRQRLWSRFRAQLGITPKYAARLIRFDNAAHRLAAGHSAASVAADSGFVDQSHLHHDIMTFAGMTTSAIADALWLVVDPVAWPARMPRT is encoded by the coding sequence ATGCCTGTCGAGCAGGTGAGCATCGCCGGGGCCGCACTGGAAGTCGCGGTCCCCGCTCGGCCGCGCGCGGGTGTGTCCATGGCCGGATTTCACGGGCGGACAACCGATCTCATCGAACTGCAGGTGATCCCCTATCCCGCCTGCACGATTTTCCTGGATCTCGGCGACGCGCTGGTCACCGACGACGGCACCGGGGAGCGCAGGCGCGGCAGTGTCGCCGTCGGGCTCTCCTCCGGCATGGTGCACGGGGCGAGTCAGGATGTCGATCTGCTGCAGGTGCGATTGTCACCGGTCGTCGCGCACGCGGTGCTGGGGCCCGGCGGCGATACCGGCGGGGCCGTCCTCACCCTCGAGGATCTGTGGGGGCGCGAGGCCGAGCGGATACCGGATCGGTTGCGGGCCACGCCGTCCTGGGATGAGCGCTTCGCCCTTGTGGACAACGCGCTCGCTCGGCGATTCGACGCCGGCCACAAGGCGGATCGGGAAGTGGCTTTCGCCTGGTCACGTATGGCGGCGACGCACGGGCGGGTGCGGATCGACCGACTGGCCGACGAGGTGGGCTGGAGTCGGCAGCGGCTGTGGTCGCGGTTCCGGGCGCAGCTGGGGATCACTCCCAAATACGCCGCGCGGCTGATCCGATTCGATAACGCGGCGCATCGGCTGGCCGCCGGGCACAGCGCGGCGTCCGTCGCGGCCGACAGCGGATTCGTGGACCAATCCCACCTGCATCACGACATCATGACCTTCGCCGGGATGACGACCTCCGCGATCGCGGACGCGTTGTGGCTGGTGGTCGATCCGGTCGCCTGGCCCGCGCGGATGCCGCGGACCTGA
- a CDS encoding class I SAM-dependent methyltransferase, giving the protein MSIPVPARHGDYGIDGDFRVVPARVQAVIVGLIIVALLALTVAAAVAGWIVLAVVAGLAAALIALATGSYLWTTRAGKFRVWARILGDLHLRGDERVLDMGCGRGAVLLMAAQLLPRGRAVGIDLWRADQTGNGPEVTRRNAEREGVADRVEVVTGDVTRLPFDDNTFDVVVSSLVLHNIPSAADRRTAIDEAVRVLRPGGRLAVADLLATGQHRDRLRELGLREVRRRNLGPHMWWLGPLAPTRLVSATKPAAPGHSGEDIVADRG; this is encoded by the coding sequence ATGAGCATTCCCGTCCCGGCCCGGCACGGGGACTACGGGATCGACGGCGATTTCCGCGTCGTGCCCGCGCGGGTCCAGGCCGTGATCGTCGGGCTGATCATCGTGGCGCTGCTCGCGCTGACGGTGGCCGCGGCGGTGGCCGGATGGATCGTTCTCGCCGTCGTCGCAGGTCTGGCGGCCGCGCTGATCGCGCTGGCCACCGGCTCGTACCTGTGGACGACCCGGGCGGGGAAGTTCCGGGTGTGGGCGCGAATTCTCGGCGACCTCCACCTCCGTGGCGACGAGCGCGTCCTCGACATGGGCTGCGGTCGCGGCGCGGTGCTGCTGATGGCGGCGCAGTTGCTGCCGCGGGGCCGAGCGGTCGGCATAGATCTGTGGCGCGCCGATCAGACCGGCAACGGCCCGGAGGTCACCCGGCGCAATGCCGAACGGGAGGGCGTAGCCGATCGCGTCGAGGTGGTGACCGGTGATGTGACGCGACTTCCGTTCGACGACAACACATTCGACGTGGTGGTCAGCAGCCTGGTACTGCACAACATCCCGTCCGCAGCCGACCGGCGTACCGCGATCGACGAGGCCGTGCGCGTCCTGCGCCCCGGCGGCAGGCTGGCCGTCGCCGATCTGCTCGCCACCGGACAGCATCGCGACCGCCTGCGGGAACTGGGTCTGCGCGAGGTGCGGCGGCGGAATCTCGGCCCGCACATGTGGTGGCTGGGCCCGCTGGCTCCGACCCGGCTGGTGAGCGCGACCAAACCCGCGGCTCCCGGTCACAGCGGCGAGGACATCGTTGCCGACCGGGGTTGA
- a CDS encoding NAD-dependent succinate-semialdehyde dehydrogenase, whose protein sequence is MTSTNVQPMSASGPDAEPFETIDPFTGRTLGEFPYLETEQLDALLERASDAYRAWRDTPVTERARVVADAARLMRERKDDLSRLITSEMGKRISESEWEVDLAASILQYYGENGPEILRPTTLDVDEGEAQIVNAPIGVLLGVEPWNFPLYQVVRFAAPNLVLGNTILLKHAKSCALTALEIQRIFTDAGVPEGVYNNIFLRIGDIEHVLAHPAVQGVSLTGSDAAGASVAEIAGRHVKKCVLELGGSDPFIVLDADDLDGTLDAATTGRLANTGQSCVAAKRFIVPERFYDTFVSGLAERFGALRAGDPSDPETTLGPLSSVGAADDLLEQVRDARDKGANVVVGGDRPDVSAPGRREAFVDATVLTDVTPRMRAYTEELFGPVAVVYRVADEDEAIDLANNTKFGLGATVFSSDPERARAVAERIDSGMVWINSPTSTQADLPFGGVKQSGFGRELAELGMFGFANRKLIRTAPRIS, encoded by the coding sequence ATGACTTCGACCAACGTCCAGCCCATGAGCGCTTCCGGTCCAGACGCCGAACCGTTCGAGACGATCGACCCCTTCACCGGGCGAACCCTCGGCGAATTCCCCTATCTGGAGACAGAGCAGCTCGACGCCCTGCTCGAGCGCGCGAGTGATGCCTACCGTGCCTGGCGTGACACGCCGGTGACGGAGCGGGCCCGCGTCGTCGCCGACGCCGCGCGACTGATGCGGGAGCGTAAGGACGATCTGTCCCGGCTGATCACCAGCGAGATGGGCAAGCGAATCTCGGAGAGCGAATGGGAGGTGGATCTCGCGGCGAGCATCCTGCAGTACTACGGGGAGAACGGGCCGGAGATCCTGCGGCCCACCACACTGGACGTCGACGAGGGCGAGGCTCAGATCGTCAACGCGCCGATCGGAGTACTGCTGGGCGTGGAGCCCTGGAACTTCCCGCTCTATCAGGTGGTGCGGTTCGCTGCGCCGAATCTGGTGCTGGGCAACACGATTCTGCTCAAACACGCGAAGAGCTGTGCGCTGACCGCGCTGGAGATCCAACGGATCTTCACCGATGCCGGAGTGCCCGAGGGCGTGTACAACAACATCTTCCTGCGCATCGGCGATATCGAACACGTTCTCGCCCACCCCGCGGTGCAGGGCGTCTCATTGACCGGCAGTGATGCCGCGGGCGCCTCGGTCGCCGAAATCGCGGGACGGCACGTGAAGAAGTGTGTTCTCGAGCTCGGCGGCAGCGATCCCTTCATCGTGCTCGACGCCGACGATCTGGACGGCACACTCGATGCGGCGACCACCGGGCGATTGGCCAATACCGGGCAGAGTTGTGTGGCCGCCAAGCGGTTCATCGTGCCCGAGCGGTTCTACGACACCTTCGTCTCCGGTCTGGCCGAGCGGTTCGGCGCACTGCGGGCCGGTGATCCCTCGGATCCGGAGACCACGCTCGGCCCACTCTCGTCGGTGGGAGCCGCGGACGACCTGCTCGAGCAGGTGCGGGACGCACGGGACAAGGGCGCGAACGTGGTGGTGGGGGGCGACCGGCCGGACGTGTCCGCCCCGGGGCGGCGGGAGGCGTTCGTCGACGCCACGGTGCTGACCGACGTCACCCCGCGGATGCGCGCCTACACGGAAGAACTGTTCGGGCCGGTCGCGGTGGTGTACCGGGTCGCCGACGAGGACGAGGCGATCGACCTCGCGAACAACACGAAATTCGGCCTCGGTGCGACTGTTTTCAGTAGTGATCCGGAACGGGCGCGAGCGGTGGCCGAGCGGATCGACAGCGGCATGGTGTGGATCAACAGCCCGACGTCCACTCAGGCCGACCTGCCGTTCGGCGGCGTGAAGCAATCGGGCTTCGGGCGCGAACTGGCCGAGCTGGGCATGTTCGGTTTCGCCAACCGCAAGTTGATCCGGACTGCGCCCCGGATATCGTAA
- a CDS encoding HAD family hydrolase — protein sequence MSLRALTVGFDLDMTLVDSRPGIRACYEELSAETGVPIDADLVVARLGPPLEHELANWFPADEVPALADRYRQMYPEHAITGTVALPGAHAAVEAVHARGGRVIVVTGKYEPNAKLHLTQLNIAADAVIGDLWAEQKAEALREYEADVYVGDHVGDMRGAHAAAAVAVAVTTGPCTADELTAAGASVVLSDLTEFPRWWSGHRIGE from the coding sequence TTGAGTCTCCGCGCTCTCACGGTCGGATTCGACCTCGATATGACGCTGGTCGACTCGCGTCCGGGCATCCGCGCCTGTTACGAGGAACTGTCCGCCGAGACCGGCGTGCCGATCGACGCCGACCTGGTCGTCGCCCGCCTGGGCCCGCCGCTGGAACACGAGCTGGCGAACTGGTTCCCCGCCGACGAGGTCCCGGCCCTGGCCGACCGGTATCGGCAGATGTATCCCGAACACGCGATCACCGGAACGGTGGCCCTGCCCGGCGCGCACGCAGCGGTGGAGGCCGTCCACGCCCGGGGCGGCCGCGTGATCGTGGTGACCGGCAAATACGAGCCGAACGCGAAACTGCACCTGACCCAGCTGAACATCGCGGCCGACGCGGTGATCGGCGATCTGTGGGCCGAGCAGAAGGCCGAGGCCCTGCGCGAATACGAAGCGGATGTGTACGTGGGCGACCATGTCGGTGATATGCGGGGCGCCCACGCGGCGGCGGCCGTCGCCGTGGCCGTGACGACCGGTCCATGTACGGCGGATGAACTGACCGCCGCCGGTGCGAGCGTCGTACTGTCCGACCTCACCGAATTTCCGCGCTGGTGGTCCGGCCACCGCATCGGAGAATGA
- a CDS encoding SdpI family protein, with protein sequence MFVVAIVLFLLAAVAVVTGVLGLSGKLPPNRFFGVHTEDAVRTEETYRVANRVAGPTSVGAGVLLAAAGAIVLVAGVWVGLIATAVALVIALFTLGSGVNAATEAIAGLVPAETGGCGSSCGSCSLRDACQPAN encoded by the coding sequence GTGTTCGTGGTCGCGATCGTCCTGTTTCTGCTGGCGGCCGTCGCCGTCGTCACCGGGGTTCTGGGGCTGAGCGGCAAGCTGCCGCCCAATCGATTCTTCGGTGTGCATACCGAGGACGCGGTTCGCACCGAGGAGACCTATCGGGTCGCCAATCGGGTCGCGGGGCCGACCTCGGTCGGTGCCGGGGTGCTGCTGGCCGCCGCTGGGGCGATCGTGCTGGTCGCGGGGGTCTGGGTGGGGCTGATCGCCACTGCCGTGGCCCTGGTCATCGCGCTGTTCACGCTCGGTTCGGGTGTGAATGCGGCCACCGAGGCGATCGCCGGGCTGGTTCCGGCGGAGACCGGCGGCTGTGGCAGTTCCTGCGGGTCCTGCTCGCTGCGCGACGCCTGCCAGCCCGCGAATTGA